A part of Oryctolagus cuniculus chromosome 4, mOryCun1.1, whole genome shotgun sequence genomic DNA contains:
- the LOC100345975 gene encoding carbonyl reductase [NADPH] 3 produces MSSCSRVALVTGANKGVGFAITRDLCRLFSGDVVLTARDEARGRAAVQQLQAEGLSPRFHQLDITDLQSIRALRDFLRREYGGLNVLVNNAAIAFQTDDPTPFDIQAELTVKTNFFATRNVCTELLPIMKPHGRVVNISSLQGLQALENCSEDLQEKFRCETLTEGDLVDLMNKFVEDTKNEVHEKEGWPHSAYGVSKLGVTVLSRILARRLEEKRKADRILLNACCLGWVEADVAGDHGSRTVEEGAETPVYLALLPPDATEPQGQLVCDKIVQSW; encoded by the exons ATGTCGTCCTGCAGCCGCGTGGCGCTGGTGACCGGCGCCAACAAGGGCGTCGGCTTCGCCATCACGCGCGACCTgtgccggctcttctcgggggacGTGGTGCTCACGGCGCGGGACGAGGCGCGGGGCCGGGCCGCCgtgcagcagctgcaggccgAGGGCCTGAGCCCGCGCTTCCACCAGCTGGACATCACGGACCTGCAGAGCATCCGCGCCCTGCGCGACTTCCTGCGCCGGGAGTACGGGGGCCTCAACGTGCTGGTCAACAACGCGGCCATCGCCTTCCAGA CTGATGATCCGACACCTTTTGATATCCAAGCGGAGCTGACAGTGAAGACAAACTTCTTTGCCACGAGAAACGTCTGCACCGAGTTGCTGCCGATCATGAAACCTCATG GGCGAGTGGTGAATATCAGTAGTTTGCAGGGTTTACAGGCTCTTGAAAACTGCAGCGAAGACCTGCAGGAGAAGTTCCGATGCGAGACGCTCACGGAGGGGGACCTGGTGGACCTCATGAACAAGTTCGTGGAAGACACAAAAAACGAGGTGCATGAGAAGGAAGGCTGGCCCCACTCAGCTTATGGGGTGTCCAAGCTGGGGGTCACGGTCTTGTCGAGAATCCTGGCCCGGCGCctggaggaaaagagaaaagccGACAGGATTCTGCTGAACGCGTGCTGCCTTGGGTGGGTGGAGGCAGACGTGGCTGGGGACCACGGCTCCAGGACTGTGGAGGAAGGGGCTGAGACCCCCGTCTACCTGGCCCTCCTGCCTCCAGATGCCACTGAGCCTCAAGGCCAGCTAGTCTGTGACAAAATTGTGCAGAGCTGGTGA